A window of the Drosophila simulans strain w501 chromosome 2L, Prin_Dsim_3.1, whole genome shotgun sequence genome harbors these coding sequences:
- the LOC6730466 gene encoding mediator of RNA polymerase II transcription subunit 15 — MTEDWQSQKFRQNVISKIHDLLPPNAQDQTKNAGVMENHIFRKSRTKDEYLGLVAKLFMHYKDMSRKSQQQQQQQQQQGGPPPNAEMGGGQNMMQDPLNALQNLASQGNRNPQMMPMGAGGGAPVPGGPGTASNLLQSLNQQRPGQQQMQPMPNIRGQMPMGAGGAGAQQMMQVQQMQQGGNAPGVMNVMGAGGGQNQGQIVGNPGQQMGVGVGMPNQMVGPGPNSGPAVGGAGGANAAPGAGGPGPNQMQGGPMNVNAMQQMPPMQQIQQNQLGMGMNPMMRMGQGNGMGGPQGMPGQGMQGMPQGPHNVVGGPAGQQQVGGAGLPPNAVQQGGMNPMGGMGVNMPPNLQQKPNMPMGQAGQMFPGNRGGVGVGGQQPGQPFMRSSPSPADAQQLQQQAQLQQMQQQQQQLVVGNQTPTQQPPTPQMPTPNMIPSPALVPQSSPQMMQMQNSQRNIRQQSPSASINTPGQVTGNSPFNPQEEALYREKYKQLTKYIDPLKRMLAKISNDGTNVEKMTKMSKLLEILCNPTQRVPLETLLKCEKALEKMDLISYSGQQFGKSSNPLLEVINTTLQSPVANHTLYRTFRPTLELLFGTDITAPVPAKRPRVEEKSTSFEQEVPHVLQGEIARLDTKFKVKLDTTSQINNKTIRLICCLDDKRLPSVPPVSVSVPEEYPWQAPDCSLAEQEYSATPFLQTVQQALIARISKLPKNYSLSHLLDTWEMAVRQACSPQSKPRAICELSTLLGV; from the exons ATGACCGAGGACTGGCAGAGTCAAAAGTTTCGTCAGAATGTCATCTCCAAAAT CCACGACTTGTTGCCACCGAATGCACAGGACCAGACTAAAAATGCCGGCGTTATGGAGAACCACATATTTCGAAAGTCGCGTACCAAGGACGAGTATTTAGGTCTGGTAGCCAAGCTCTTTATGCATTATAAAGACATGTCACGAAAGtcccagcaacagcagcagcagcaacaacagcagggtGGCCCGCCCCCAAATGCAGAAATGGGCGGGGGGCAGAATATGATGCAAGATCCACTGAACGCACTTCAGAATCTTGCCAGTCAAGGAAATCGCAATCCCCAGATGATGCCCATGGGCGCCGGAGGAGGAGCGCCAGTGCCCGGTGGCCCCGGAACTGCCTCTAACTTGCTACAATCCCTGAATCAGCAGCGCCCTGgacagcagcaaatgcagccCATGCCCAATATCCGTGGCCAAATGCCCATGGGTGCCGGAGGAGCTGGTGCCCAGCAGATGATGCAGGTTCAACAGATGCAGCAAGGTGGGAATGCCCCTGGAGTGATGAACGTAATGGGCGCCGGCGGCGGCCAAAATCAGGGCCAGATTGTCGGTAATCCCGGGCAGCAGATGGGCGTGGGCGTTGGCATGCCCAACCAAATGGTAGGACCGGGACCGAACAGTGGACCCGCCGTCGGCGGAGCTGGCGGAGCAAATGCTGCTCCAGGAGCAGGCGGACCCGGGCCAAATCAGATGCAGGGCGGACCAATGAACGTAAATGCCATGCAACAGATGCCTCCCATGCAGCAGATTCAGCAAAACCAATTGGGG ATGGGCATGAATCCCATGATGCGGATGGGCCAAGGCAACGGAATGGGCGGACCCCAAGGAATGCCCGGCCAGGGTATGCAGGGAATGCCGCAGGGACCACACAATGTAGTTGGCGGACCTGCGGGTCAGCAACAAGTGGGTGGAGCAGGCCTGCCCCCCAATGCTGTGCAACAGGGAGGAATGAACCCCATGGGCGGTATGGGTGTGAACATGCCACCGAATTTGCAGCAAAAGCCAAATATGCCCATGGGCCAGGCGGGTCAAATGTTTCCCGGTAATCGAGGCGGTGTGGGAGTGGGTGGCCAGCAGCCGGGACAGCCCTTCATGCGATCCAGTCCCTCTCCAGCAGATGCTcagcaattgcagcaacaGGCGCAGCTTcagcaaatgcaacaacagcagcaacagctggtGGTGGGCAATCAGACGCCAACACAGCAACCTCCGACTCCGCAGATGCCCACGCCCAATATGATTCCTAGTCCGGCACTGGTTCCCCAGTCCAGTCCGCAGATGATGCAGATGCAGAATTCGCAGCGCAATATTCGCCAGCAGTCTCCAAGTGCCTCGATCAACACTCCTGGCCAGGTTACTGGTAACAGTCCATTTAATCCCCAGGAGGAGGCATTGTACCGCGAGAAATACAAGCAGCTGACCAAGTACATTGATCCTTTGAAGCGGATGCTTGCCAAGATCAGTAACGACGGAACCA atGTGGAGAAGATGACAAAGATGAGTAAGTTGTTGGAGATTCTCTGCAATCCTACACAGCGCGTGCCGCTCGAGACTTTACTGAAGTGTGAAAAAGCGCTTGAGAAGATGGATCTCATCTCCTATTCCGGCCAGCAGTTTGGT AAATCATCGAATCCTTTGCTGGAGGTTATAAATACAACGCTGCAAAGTCCTGTAGCAAATCACACACTGTATCGCACATTCCGACCCACTTTGGAGCTGCTCTTTGGTACGGATATAACAGCTCCAGTGCCCGCGAAGCGCCCTCGGGTGGAGGAAAAGTCCACGTCTTTTGAGCAGGAAGTGCCCCATGTGCTTCAAGGCGAAATTGCTAGGCTCGATACCAAGTTTAAAGTGAAATTGGACACCACGTCACAGATAAACAACAAGACCATTCGCTTGATTTGTTGCCTGGATGACAAACGATTGCCCAGTGTTCCgccagtaagtgtgagtgtgCCGGAGGAATATCCGTGGCAGGCTCCGGACTGCTCCTTGGCGGAACAGGAGTATTCAGCCACCCCTTTCCTGCAGACGGTGCAACAAGCTCTCATCGCACGCATCTCGAAGTTGCCCAAGAACTACTCGCTCTCACATTTGTTGGACACCTGGGAGATGGCCGTGCGACAGGCGTGTTCTCCCCAATCGAAACCCAGAGCAATCTGTGAACTTTCCACTTTGCTTGGAGTTTAG
- the LOC6730467 gene encoding Krueppel-like factor 11, translating into MDMDTLLPSPPATPPLRENKLENVAKDEQQVNENLLKAKLKLVAQKSQKNGGIITPNPSDTEDEAPEIAVPNKKPRLEQPAMSMTPPPDQKLDDDHKAERVSVIMRVNSSGAVSSSSQDENSSSSTSCCSSSSNTNTSTSSVPPTVEDDYPEANVWRNLKFKMNRKRAAEVALPPVQTPETPVAKLVAPPAPAECIKEEEIKPILTPIYVSPVASSASQLILLSTVAAQQSPTPIPKTPTMSEEKLTTRITAAQAAATRSRIYECSFPDCGKNYFKSSHLKAHQRVHTGERPFICKWENCDKRFSRSDELSRHKRTHTGEKKFQCSVCQKKFMRSDHLSKHVKRHNKDKANGVNRHVSLANNNTSASVAASLCDASLHLRAIAPAGSSASSSPITSASLQVYSAQDLLRLQQQASSFTFGGTLLQVQR; encoded by the coding sequence GTCGCCAAGGACGAGCAACAGGTGAACGAGAACCTGCTGAAGGCCAAGCTCAAGCTGGTGGCCCAAAAGAGTCAGAAAAATGGAGGGATTATTACACCCAATCCCTCGGACACGGAAGACGAGGCTCCCGAAATAGCGGTTCCCAACAAGAAACCTCGTTTGGAACAGCCTGCTATGAGCATGACACCGCCGCCGGATCAGAAGCTGGACGATGATCACAAAGCGGAAAGGGTTAGCGTCATCATGCGGGTCAACAGTTCTGGCGCTGTCTCTTCTAGTAGCCAAGACGAGAACTCATCTAGTTCCACCtcctgctgcagttcctcttccaacacaaacacaagtaCAAGTTCTGTACCACCCACTGTGGAGGACGACTATCCAGAGGCCAATGTGTGGCGCAATCTCAAGTTCAAAATGAACAGAAAGCGTGCTGCAGAAGTGGCACTACCCCCAGTTCAAACACCCGAGACACCAGTTGCGAAGCTTGTAGCGCCACCTGCTCCAGCGGAATGCATAAAGGAGGAGGAAATCAAACCTATTCTGACACCGATTTATGTTAGCCCAGTAGCTTCGTCTGCCAGCCAACTTATCCTGCTCAGCACAGTGGCCGCCCAACAGAGCCCCACACCCATACCCAAAACGCCTACAATGTCCGAGGAGAAACTAACAACCAGAATTACGGCCGCTCAGGCGGCTGCCACCAGAAGTCGCATCTACGAGTGCAGTTTTCCCGATTGCGGCAAGAATTACTTCAAAAGCAGTCATCTGAAAGCCCACCAGAGGGTTCACACCGGCGAGCGACCCTTTATCTGCAAGTGGGAGAACTGTGACAAACGTTTCTCCCGTTCCGATGAGTTGTCCCGACACAAACGGACCCACACCGGCGAAAAGAAGTTCCAGTGCAGCGTCTGCCAGAAGAAATTCATGAGAAGCGATCACCTGTCGAAGCACGTCAAACGGCACAACAAGGACAAGGCGAACGGAGTGAACCGACATGTCTccctggccaacaacaacacttCAGCCTCGGTAGCGGCTTCCCTCTGCGATGCCTCGCTCCATTTGCGAGCGATAGCACCGGCGGGCTCCAGCGCTAGTTCCTCGCCCATCACCTCCGCCAGCTTGCAAGTCTACAGCGCCCAAGATCTGCTGAGGCTACAGCAGCAGGCCAGCAGTTTCACCTTCGGCGGAACCCTGCTTCAAGTGCAGCGATGA